Proteins found in one Limnothrix sp. FACHB-406 genomic segment:
- the ybeY gene encoding rRNA maturation RNase YbeY, with protein MREFEMELAEVDDDAPIYVCVQDEPTGYSPLTVAIADSTWQGWFETWLAQLDARSPQDMPYLVDQVDQAGQLPPLELSLRLTGDREIHQLNSEFRQVDRPTDVLAFAALEWEAPEVDFADLEEVDDAELGDWAIELGDVVISVETAQRQATEAGHDLTTELAWLAAHGFLHLLGWDHPTEPELNQMLDRQTALLQAVGLTPQVDLAKLLAG; from the coding sequence ATGCGCGAATTTGAAATGGAGCTGGCGGAAGTGGACGACGACGCACCGATTTACGTCTGTGTGCAGGATGAGCCAACGGGCTACAGTCCCCTAACCGTGGCGATCGCGGATAGCACTTGGCAAGGTTGGTTTGAAACCTGGTTAGCTCAGCTAGATGCCCGATCGCCCCAGGACATGCCCTACTTGGTGGATCAGGTGGATCAGGCGGGCCAACTGCCGCCGCTGGAACTGAGCTTGCGGTTAACGGGCGATCGGGAAATCCATCAACTGAATTCGGAGTTTCGCCAGGTCGATCGACCCACGGATGTGCTGGCCTTTGCGGCCTTGGAGTGGGAAGCGCCCGAGGTGGATTTTGCCGATCTCGAAGAGGTGGACGATGCAGAATTGGGGGACTGGGCGATCGAACTGGGCGATGTGGTGATTTCCGTGGAAACGGCCCAACGCCAAGCCACCGAAGCGGGCCATGACCTAACCACGGAGTTAGCCTGGCTGGCGGCCCATGGATTCTTGCACCTGTTGGGTTGGGATCACCCCACGGAGCCGGAACTCAACCAAATGCTCGATCGGCAAACGGCCCTGCTCCAAGCGGTTGGATTGACCCCGCAGGTCGATC
- a CDS encoding DUF3285 domain-containing protein — MAPETETPPNLSPSEPPPSYVKLAMRNMVRKGGKSLQHFALTTIVLLGALVGLAYLTR; from the coding sequence ATGGCTCCCGAAACCGAAACGCCCCCCAACCTTTCCCCCTCGGAACCACCGCCCAGCTACGTGAAGTTGGCCATGCGGAACATGGTGCGCAAGGGGGGCAAATCCCTCCAGCACTTTGCCCTCACCACGATCGTCCTGTTGGGGGCGTTGGTGGGTTTGGCTTATCTCACCCGCTAG
- a CDS encoding RNA methyltransferase, with amino-acid sequence MPAAAIDLDRLTPTDRQALIDHLCTFVTPDRWGRIQSVIAQRTRQITVVLEDLYQPHNASAVLRSCDGFGIQDVHVIETRNQFAPNRGVSIGADRWLTLRHYREAAPAPSNTARCLQDLKAKGYTLVATTPHERSTTIQAVPIDRPLAILFGTELTGLTPEALELADHYAVIPMFGFSESFNISVSVALCLYDLTTRLRADRPDWALDAAAQAQLQLDWLVKSLKAGDQLVMQFGRDRGWI; translated from the coding sequence ATGCCCGCTGCTGCCATTGACCTTGACCGCTTGACCCCGACCGATCGCCAGGCTTTGATCGATCATCTCTGCACCTTTGTCACGCCCGATCGCTGGGGGCGCATTCAGTCGGTCATTGCCCAGCGCACCCGCCAAATCACCGTGGTGCTGGAGGATCTTTATCAACCTCACAACGCCAGTGCTGTGCTGCGCAGTTGCGATGGCTTCGGCATTCAAGATGTGCATGTGATTGAAACGCGCAATCAGTTTGCACCGAACCGGGGGGTGAGCATTGGGGCCGATCGCTGGTTAACCCTGCGGCACTACCGAGAAGCCGCGCCGGCCCCCTCGAACACGGCCCGCTGCTTGCAAGATCTCAAAGCCAAGGGCTATACGCTGGTGGCCACCACGCCCCACGAACGCAGCACCACCATTCAGGCTGTGCCGATCGATCGGCCCTTGGCCATTTTGTTTGGCACAGAGCTGACGGGCCTCACGCCAGAAGCCTTGGAACTGGCGGATCACTACGCGGTGATTCCGATGTTTGGCTTCAGCGAAAGTTTCAACATCTCCGTGAGCGTGGCCCTGTGCCTCTATGACCTGACCACGCGGTTGCGGGCCGATCGCCCTGATTGGGCCTTGGATGCGGCAGCCCAGGCCCAATTGCAATTGGATTGGCTCGTGAAGTCCCTGAAGGCGGGCGATCAATTGGTGATGCAATTTGGGCGCGATCGGGGATGGATTTAG